The sequence GAAGGCCCGGCGAATGCCGGGCCTTTCTTCATGAACGCCGTCATTACGGCCGGCGGTCCGATCGGCGGCGAGTTCGCGCTGCTTGCCGGAACCGATCGCAAGGCGCTCGCGCCCGTTCGCGGACGCACCTTGATCGCACGCACGATCGAAGCGCTGGTGGGATGCGGCATCGAGCGAATCGCCGTCGTGGGCAACGACGCCGTCGGTGCGGAATGCGGGGCGCTCGCGCCGGTGAAGATGGTACGCGATGCCGGGTCGGGTGGAGCGAACGTGCTCGGCGCGCTCGACGCCTGGCCCGACGATGCGGCTCTGCTCTATCTGACCTGCGATCTGCCCTACATCGACGAGCGCGCGCTGCAGTGGTTCCTGGAACGTATCGATCCTTGCGCGCTGAGCATGCCGCTCACCGCGCACGATGCGTTCTCCCGGCGCTTTCCCGGCGCACCTCCGTTCGGAATCACGCTTGCCGGTGAGCGCGTCGTCAATGGCGGCGTTTTTCATCTGCCGGCGGGCTCACGTGCGCGGATCCGGGCATTGGCGAGCATGCTGTTCGATGCACGCAAGGCGCCGTGGAAGATGGCGGCGATCGCGGGACCGTCGGTGCTGGTCCGTTTCGCTTTTCGACAGCTATCCGTCGCGGCGCTCGAAGCGCGCGCGCAGCGCGTCTTGGACGTCCCCGTCGCAGCCGTGCGCGACGCACCGCCCGAACTCGCCTACGACATCGACGTCCTAACAGAGTACCGGTACGCGCTCGATCATGCCTAAGCCGGCACATCCCGCACGCATCACGCTGCTGTGGTTCGGCGTCCAATTGATTTGGGGGGCTGTACTCGGCATCTCGCTGCAAGCCCGAACGGTACAACTGGCCGCGGGTTCGTCACTCGCTACGTTTGCAGAGATTTCGGCAAGCGGTGCGTTTGCCGCCGGGCTCACGCAGCTGGTCGTCGGGCCGCTCTCCGACCATCTGCGTCGTCGCGGTCGGCGGCGCAGCGGGTTTTATCTTCTCGGCGCGATCTTCGGAAGCGGCGCCGTGCTCGCGTTATACGCCGCGCCCACCGCCGGCACGTTGCTGGCCTCGTTCGTCGCACTCCAGTTTTCGCTCAACCTGATCATCGGCCCATATCAAGCGGTGATTCCGGATACGCTGCCGCCGCAACGGTTCGGATTCGCCTCGGGATGGCTGGCTGCGCTCGGCAGCGCGGGCAATGCGACCGGTGCCGTGCTGGCCGCGTTTCTCGGAAACGGGGAGATTCTCGGGATTGCTTTGGCGCTCGGCCTCCTCAGCGCCGCGCTCGGCACGTTGCTGCACCTCCGCGGCGTTCCGCTGCAGCCGCTCTCGGAACGCCCGCCGTTCGCATTGACGCGCACGCTGGTCGATTTGTTCATCTCGCGTGCGATGGTCTACCTCGGGTTCTACACCGTGCTCGGATACTTATATTTCTTCGTCGCCGCGGTCTTACCGCGGGGATTCGTTCTCGATGCGACCCGCGCAAGCGGGCTGTGCATCTTGCTCTTCACCGCCTTGGGAACCGCGGGTGCGATGATCGCGGCGCGACCGGCCGATCGCAGCGACGAACGCCTAGTGGTGACGGCCGGCGGCGGCCTCGTCTGCGTTTCGCTCGTGGTGCTGGCGCTCGCGCAAGCCTTGCCGGTGCTGCCGTTGGCGATCGCAGCAGCCGGCGTCGGGTGGGGTATATTCCTCTGTGCCGATTGGGCATTCGCGTGCCGGTTGCTCCCGCCGAACGCCATGGCCACGACGATGGCGGTTTGGAACCTGGCGGTGGTCGGACCCCAGCTCCTCGCGCCGCTGGTGGCGAGCCTGCTCCTCTCGCGATTGGGAACGCTGAACTCCGGCGCCGGGCCGCGCGACGCGATGCTCCTGGCAAGTGCCGAATTACTCATCGGTACGGGGTGGATCTGGCGTTTACCGCTTACCCGGACAGGGAAATAGCACTAGGCCTGGTCCGCGTGGAACCCGGGGTGGCGGCCATGCGTTGTTAGGCTCGTGGGGCAGATAAGCGACCCCACGCGATATTGTTAAAGAAGCTAAGGAGGCTCTTGTGAAACGACTGAGCACCGGAGTCCTAGCGGCACTCATGGCAGTGCTTTGCGGGCTCACCGCGGTAGCTGCAACCTCGGCTTCGCAATCACAGGGAAACACTGGACAAGCTGTGGTTGCGCAAGACCAAGGTTCGATGCCGCCGGCCAACTTCGGATCTCCGCCGTCCGGCCAATACCCAATTCTCTTCAACGATCACCACGTTTACGCGAAACCCGACACGCTCCGGCAAGGACGCGTGCTTGCGGCGCTGGTGAGAGGCGGTACCGTGCTGATCCCTCTGCGCTCGATGTTCGAGCAAATGGGGGCGACGGTTTCGTACGATCCGGCCAGCAAGACCGTAACGGTCAGCAAGCCCGGTTCGGAAGTGAAGGTTACGGTCGGGCAACCCGAAGTGATCATCAACGGTGAATCGCGTCCGCTGGACGTGCCGCCGATGATTTATCACGGCATCATCCTCGTGCCGGTTCGCGTCATCTCGGAAGGAATGGGTGCCTACGTGCAGTGGGTTCCCGATCGTCAAATCGTCGTCGTTCGGTATATTCCGGCGACGCCGCCGCCGAGTGCGCCGCCGACCGCAGCACCCACCGTCGCGCCGACGGTCGCGCCCACGCCGACTCCTGTTCCGGTGGCAACACCATATAAGGAAATCTTCGTGGCCGGCGACTACATCTTCTCGCCGAAGGTCTATAACGAATTCAGCCCGGGTAACACGGGAACGGGCAGCTCGTATGACATTCACGGCGCGTGGGAGTTCGACGCGTTCAACATCCCCTGGATGATTGGAGGCAACTTCGAGCAGTTCCAATATCCGCACACGTGCGCCGGCGGCGTGGCTACGCCGACTGCCGACTGCTACGTGACAACGATCGGCGGACTCGGTTCGACTGCGGTGCCGGCCTTTACGGCCAAAGACACCGACGTCGATGCGCGTCTGGGCATCAAGGTGGCTGATCCGCGGATTTACATCGGCGTAGGCTATCTGTTCCGTTCAACCAACTACGGCTATCCGCGTTTGAACGGGGTTGGGTTCGGCGCCGAGAAGCTCCCGGATCTGAATCAGGCGCTCTCGTGGTTCGGTAGTGCCTACTACTATCCGAATACCAAGGGCAACTTCACGGATCCGTCCGGGAACGTCTACACGCTCAGCTACAACTTCCTGAAGTACCAGATCGGCTTCGATTACGTCTTCGGGAACAGTCCGATCTTCATCGAAGCCGGCTGGCAGGGCCTGAGCGGTACGAACAAGACCAACGCTCCGGTCAACTACACGGCCAACGGACCCTTCGCGGGTATCGGCATCAAGTTCTAGATGGTTCCACCGGCTTCTCGCCGGTCGCACATCCTGTGCTTGGAACCTTCAGCCGCCTCCGTGCGGCTAGGATGGAACGGAGAAGGCTCGGTCTGGGGACCGAGCCTTCTCTTTCTTGGGGGCCCCTTTGACATCCGCGGCTACCTACGGTAAGATACCTGCTTGGCGCTGCTGCTCTCTCTCTGGCGGTGGCGCGCGGCTCTGGGGGCAATCGCCGAGTCCCCAGCTCCACCAGATGGGATCACCGCAGGGTGGACCCGTTGCCGCACGGATGCGGCAACAAAGTCCGAGCACACGAGGTGCGTCCGCGCGAAGCGCGGCGGACGAGTCTAGGCGACGACAGCCCCGTCGTTCGGGGAACCGGAAAAACATCGGAGTCTTTTTTGGCTGCCAAAAAGCAAACGAAGACGCGGCGGAAGCGTGAGGTCAAAAACGTCCAGTCGGGCGTGACTCACGTGCACGCGTCGTTCAACAATACGATCGTCACAATCAGCGATCCGCATGGCAACGTGGTCTCTTGGGCCTCGGCAGGCAACCTCGGCTTCAAAGGATCGAAGAAGTCGACGCCGTTTGCTGCGCAGATGGCTGCCGAATCGGCCGCGCGCAAGGCGATGGAACACGGCATGAAGAGCACGGAAGTGTTCGTCAAGGGTCCCGGCGCCGGACGCGAAGCGGCCATTCGTTCGCTTCAAGCCGCCGGCCTCGAGATCACGATGATCAAAGACGTTACGCCTATTCCTCATAACGGCTGCCGCCCGCCCAAGCGCCGCCGCGTGTAATCGAAGAGAGAAGATATGTCGCGTTACATTGGACCAGTATGCCGTTTGTGCCGGCGTGAAACCGCCTCGAGCAAGACCGGCGAGAAGATCAAACTCTTCCTCAAAGGCGATCGCTGCCTCTCCAAGAAGTGCGCGGTCGAACGCCGAGGAACGGCGCCCGGTCAGAAGACCGCCGGCAAGCAACGCACGAAGATTTCCGAATACGGCCGCCAGCTGCGCGAGAAGCAGAAAATGCGCCGCTATTACGGCGTGCACGAAACGCAGTTTGAGAATTATTTCCGTGAGGCCGCGCGCATTCCGGGTCAGACCGGTCGTACGTTCATGCAATTGCTCGAGCGCCGCCTCGACAACGTGGTGTACCGTCTAAACCTGGCGAACAGCCGCGCTCAGGCCCGTCAGCTGGTAACGCATCGCCATTTCCGCGTGAACGGCAAAATCGTCAACGTGCCGTCGTATATCGTCAAACCCGGTGACGTGATCTCGATCGGAGAGCGCAGCCTCAAGTCGCCCGTGTTCGAGGCGAATCTGGAGGTCGCGCGTTCGCGCCGTCCGCCGGAGTGGCTGGAGTGGAACGATGGCGAGAACACCGGCCGGGTGACGCAGCTGCCGGCGCGTGAGCAAATCGATACTCCCGTCGACGAGCAACTCATCGTCGAATACTATTCTCGCTAGACGGTTCGGCCGGCCGTTGGCCGGGCGCGCATCCTGCGCTCCGAACCCTCACCCGCTTCGTGCGGGTTCATCACTACAAGCCGCTGCTAGGCGTAGGATCGTGATCGTCGGGGACGATGGCGGATAACGTAAGCGGCAACAAAGGACAAACGAAACCACATCATGACCACGTTGGAAACACCCGCCGGCTCAACCATTGAAGTTCGTGAGCGGCGCGAGAACTATGCCAAATTCGTGA comes from Candidatus Baltobacteraceae bacterium and encodes:
- the rpsD gene encoding 30S ribosomal protein S4: MSRYIGPVCRLCRRETASSKTGEKIKLFLKGDRCLSKKCAVERRGTAPGQKTAGKQRTKISEYGRQLREKQKMRRYYGVHETQFENYFREAARIPGQTGRTFMQLLERRLDNVVYRLNLANSRAQARQLVTHRHFRVNGKIVNVPSYIVKPGDVISIGERSLKSPVFEANLEVARSRRPPEWLEWNDGENTGRVTQLPAREQIDTPVDEQLIVEYYSR
- a CDS encoding copper amine oxidase N-terminal domain-containing protein; amino-acid sequence: MVAQDQGSMPPANFGSPPSGQYPILFNDHHVYAKPDTLRQGRVLAALVRGGTVLIPLRSMFEQMGATVSYDPASKTVTVSKPGSEVKVTVGQPEVIINGESRPLDVPPMIYHGIILVPVRVISEGMGAYVQWVPDRQIVVVRYIPATPPPSAPPTAAPTVAPTVAPTPTPVPVATPYKEIFVAGDYIFSPKVYNEFSPGNTGTGSSYDIHGAWEFDAFNIPWMIGGNFEQFQYPHTCAGGVATPTADCYVTTIGGLGSTAVPAFTAKDTDVDARLGIKVADPRIYIGVGYLFRSTNYGYPRLNGVGFGAEKLPDLNQALSWFGSAYYYPNTKGNFTDPSGNVYTLSYNFLKYQIGFDYVFGNSPIFIEAGWQGLSGTNKTNAPVNYTANGPFAGIGIKF
- a CDS encoding nucleotidyltransferase family protein — protein: MNAVITAGGPIGGEFALLAGTDRKALAPVRGRTLIARTIEALVGCGIERIAVVGNDAVGAECGALAPVKMVRDAGSGGANVLGALDAWPDDAALLYLTCDLPYIDERALQWFLERIDPCALSMPLTAHDAFSRRFPGAPPFGITLAGERVVNGGVFHLPAGSRARIRALASMLFDARKAPWKMAAIAGPSVLVRFAFRQLSVAALEARAQRVLDVPVAAVRDAPPELAYDIDVLTEYRYALDHA
- a CDS encoding MFS transporter, coding for MPKPAHPARITLLWFGVQLIWGAVLGISLQARTVQLAAGSSLATFAEISASGAFAAGLTQLVVGPLSDHLRRRGRRRSGFYLLGAIFGSGAVLALYAAPTAGTLLASFVALQFSLNLIIGPYQAVIPDTLPPQRFGFASGWLAALGSAGNATGAVLAAFLGNGEILGIALALGLLSAALGTLLHLRGVPLQPLSERPPFALTRTLVDLFISRAMVYLGFYTVLGYLYFFVAAVLPRGFVLDATRASGLCILLFTALGTAGAMIAARPADRSDERLVVTAGGGLVCVSLVVLALAQALPVLPLAIAAAGVGWGIFLCADWAFACRLLPPNAMATTMAVWNLAVVGPQLLAPLVASLLLSRLGTLNSGAGPRDAMLLASAELLIGTGWIWRLPLTRTGK
- the rpsK gene encoding 30S ribosomal protein S11, giving the protein MAAKKQTKTRRKREVKNVQSGVTHVHASFNNTIVTISDPHGNVVSWASAGNLGFKGSKKSTPFAAQMAAESAARKAMEHGMKSTEVFVKGPGAGREAAIRSLQAAGLEITMIKDVTPIPHNGCRPPKRRRV